A window of the Oryza brachyantha chromosome 5, ObraRS2, whole genome shotgun sequence genome harbors these coding sequences:
- the LOC121054420 gene encoding transcriptional regulator SUPERMAN-like: MASDRNVVVEEEPSVMTSSSPAGTTDVDGDDRAGAAAGAGEEGMAPAAAAAAPAPRPYYECVFCKRGFTTAQALGGHMNIHRRDRANKPAAPPAPAGITTPASRNVECFLVSQSQSHHRHLAYPPASTSGAGGSAAGVDGVQGPAAVGPRELSLFDAAAATATRDPSLHVGARRGGEAPAPEVSEQRAGELPERELDLELRLGRHTKH, encoded by the coding sequence ATGGCGTCGGATCGgaacgtcgtcgtcgaggaggaGCCCTCCGTGATGACGAGCTCGTCGCCAGCTGGGACGAcggacgtcgacggcgacgaccgtgCAGGAGCCGCGGCGGGCGCTGGGGAAGAAGgcatggcgccggcggctgctgctgctgcgcctgcTCCCCGGCCATACTACGAGTGCGTGTTCTGCAAGCGCGGCTTCACCACGGCGCAGGCGCTCGGCGGGCACATGAACATCCACCGCCGCGACCGCGCCAACAagcccgcggcgccgccggcccccGCCGGCATaacgacgccggcgtcgcggaACGTCGAGTGCTTCCTCGTCAGCCAGAGCCAGtcccaccaccgccacctgGCGTACCCACCGGCGAGcacgagcggcgccggcggcagcgcggccggAGTGGACGGAGTACAGGGACCGGCGGCCGTGGGCCCGAGGGAGCTAAGCCTGTTCGATGCGGCGGCCGCTACCGCTACTCGTGATCCCAGCTTGCACGTCGGCgccaggcgcggcggcgaggcgccggCACCGGAAGTATCCGAGCAGCGGGCAGGCGAGCTGCCGGAGAGGGAGCTCGACTTGGAGCTCAGGCTCGGCCGTCACACCAAGCACTGA